The Undibacterium cyanobacteriorum genomic sequence TTCGAGCAGCAAAGGTTTTCTCCTGCTTTTCTCCGCGCCTCTGCGTCTCGGCGTTGAGGGGTTTTCAAAAACTTCTACCGCGACATAATTCGTGTCCCCACATCACGAATTACATCCAATAAATAATCAATTGATGCTTCTGATTTGCGATGATTGATGATGCATGCGCGGAGGACGAATTGTCCTTTGAGGCGCGTGCCGGTGATGAAGACGCGGCCATCATTTTCTAAAGCAGGAATCAAGCCCTGATTGAGTTCTGCGATCGCTGTTTCGTCTGTGAGTTTGCCGCGATAGCGAAAGCACGCGATGGCTAAATCACTTTGTGTCAGTAACTCAAAATCTGAAGAAGCGCGCAATTGCTGTTCTAGATACCGTGTCAGCGCTAAGTCTTTGCGCATCATGTTTTGGATCTGCGCAAATCCATAGGCTTTGAGCGACATCCACACTTTAAAAGCCTTGGCATTGCGTGAAAGCTGGAAGTAATGTTCGTTAAACTCCAAGCGTTGATTGCTCGCTTCTAGACTGGTATCGAGGTAATCGGCTTGCTTGAAGTAGGATTCACGCAAAGCACCCCAACTGCGAACCAGCGTGCAGCCAATTTCAAATGGTTGGTAGAGCCATTTATGGAAATCGAGGGCGATGGAGTCCGCCAACTCGATGCCGTCATACAGTGATTTCATTTCATCGAGTGAAGCAATCAGTCCGCCATACGCGCCATCCACATGGAACCACATTTTGTATTGCTGGGCCAGTTGTGCCAAGCCGCGTAAATCATCAATCGCGCCCGTATTTACTGTACCAGCGTTACCGACGATGCAGAAGGGCGAGTAGCCTTCGGCAAGGTCTTTTCGTATCTGCGTCTCGAGCGCTGTCAGATCCATTTTGAAATCGGCAGTCGCGGGGATGCGGCGTAGATTGTCGGTGCCGATACCGAGTAAGGCGACACTCTTGTCCGTACTATTATGCGTCTCGCTACTGCAATACAAGGTGAAAGGCTTGCGGCCGAACAGGCCATGTTGATTGATCTTGTGTTCCCGGAAAAATACATTGCGTGCGACCGTCAGTCCAGTCAAGGTCGCAGCCGAACCGCCGCTGACCATCACACCACCAGCATCCGCGGTATAGCCTAACATCTCTGCAGTCCATTTCACGACACGTTTTTCGATCTCTGTCATAGCGTGACCGAGATGCCATTTGGTCGCGTTTTGGTTGATGGTCGAGGTCAAAAAATCAGCAATCGTCGAAACCTGATTCCCTCCCGCCATTACATAGGCATACATATTTGGGCCCAGATTCCCGGTAGCTGTGTCGAGGACTTTGGTCTTCACTTCATCGAGCAATGCCATAGGATCACTGGCTCCTTGCGGTAGCGCTTCATCAAACCAAGCGGCGACTTCCTTAGGCTCATAGGCATGAAAGCCTTTTTGCTGAGGCGCATCAGCATACAATTGCAGGACGATTTGCTCGGTTTTACGCAAGAGATCTTGAAATTGTTCTGGACTGTAGTCGAGACTGTTTTTGAAGTGTGTGTGAGATGTTGTCATCGGTGGGCTCTTTTACTAAGTCTGCATGAAGGTGTTTATGCAATGACGAGCGCTGTTTCATCGCGTCAATCGCGTGTTTGCATAGATCTTAAATGCAAATGCCTACTTTGGCACGGTGCACTTGGTAAATTAGTGTGTCATTTCTGTTAGACAGTAGAGGCAGTGTGAGCAGAGGCGGCATGCTTGTTTTGCCGGTACAGTTTGGTGAAATATTGAATCGAATCGCTTGAATGACGCGAATGACTCGTGTGACGTGCGTATGGCTTGCAGGCTTTGATTTGCTAAGCGAGATGGCGAAGACCAATGGTGATTTGGCTCTTCGCCCAGATCTTCGGTTTTTGTGATGTGCCAACGAGAAGATGATCAGTCTTTTTCTCGAATCATTTGATCTACCGGCATCGGTTTGCCGATGCCGTAGCCCTGTCCATAGGTAACGCCTATACCCTTTAAAAGCGTCAAGATTTCGCGATTTTCGACGAACTCAGCGACAGTGCGCTTACCCATTAAACTGGCGATCTCATGAATCGATTTAACCATCGCGAGGTTGATCGGATTGGTCTCAATGTCGCGCACGAACTGGCCGTCGATTTTCAGAATATCAACCCGCAACGTGCGTAAGTAAGCGAATGAAGAGAGCCCACTTCCGAAATCGTCGAGTGAGAACTTGCAACCAAAATTGCTGAGCCTATTCATAAACTGCTGGGCAATTTCTAAATGTCCAATTGCTGCGGTCTCTGTAATTTCGAAGCAGATTTTTTCGTGTGGGACGCCAGACTGAATGATCTCATCCTGCACAAATTGCAGGAAGGGTGGATCTCCGAGGCTTTGCCCAGAGAGATTGATTGAGCAAAGGCCGATTTGATCAATGTGTTTCGCCATCCATGCCAAGGCATGTTTCACGACCCAACGATCGACACGTGCTGAGAGGTGATAGCGTTCGACAGCGGGCATAAAACTTCCCGGCGGAATGATGCCACCTTGGCCATCGCGCATCCTTAACAAAAATTCGCAATGCAAGCCGTGATCGGTGGTTTCGTGAATGTCCACGATGGATTGGGCATAGAGCTCGAACATATTGTTCGACAGTGCATTTTCAATCCGACTGACCCATTCCATCACACCATAACGCTGTGCTAGGGCGGGGTCATCATTAGCAAAGATGTGAATACGACCACGTCCTGCGTCTTTGGCAACGTAGCATGCGCTGTCAGCCGATTGCAGCAACACACCTACGCTTTCAGTATGCTGATTAAGTGTGACCATGCCGATACTGACGCCGACTGCAAATGAACGATCTTGCCATTGGAAGCGGAATGCGGCCAAACTCTGCTGAAGACGCTCGGCGATGTGCATCGCTTGTTCAATACTCTGATTGTGCAAGATCATGCCGAATTCATCGCCACCAATTCGGCAGAGATGATCTTCCGCACGCAAACTCGCATTGAAGCGATGGGCAACTTGTCTTAACAATTCATCGCCAGCGGCATGACCACAGGTATCGTTGACCACCTTGAATTCATCGAGATCGAGATAGCACAAGACATGTTGTTGCGTGTGATTGCGGGTTTGTTCAAAGAGCTGTTGCAGAATTTGCTCGAAGGCGCGACGGTTGCCGAGTCCCGTGAGTTCGTCATGGGTCGCTTGAAACTTAATAATGTTTTCAGCGGCTTTGCGTTCGGAAATATCTTTGACTGTGGCGATGTAATTGACAATCTCCCCAGCGGCATTGCGGATTGCCGACGGATTCACGACAACTGGAAAGCGATCTCCATTTTTCTTTTGAAAAACCAGTTCGAAGGAACGAAATTGTCCGGCTAAGGTTTGCCGAAACGCTTCGTAGATGCCAT encodes the following:
- a CDS encoding pyridoxal phosphate-dependent decarboxylase family protein — translated: MTTSHTHFKNSLDYSPEQFQDLLRKTEQIVLQLYADAPQQKGFHAYEPKEVAAWFDEALPQGASDPMALLDEVKTKVLDTATGNLGPNMYAYVMAGGNQVSTIADFLTSTINQNATKWHLGHAMTEIEKRVVKWTAEMLGYTADAGGVMVSGGSAATLTGLTVARNVFFREHKINQHGLFGRKPFTLYCSSETHNSTDKSVALLGIGTDNLRRIPATADFKMDLTALETQIRKDLAEGYSPFCIVGNAGTVNTGAIDDLRGLAQLAQQYKMWFHVDGAYGGLIASLDEMKSLYDGIELADSIALDFHKWLYQPFEIGCTLVRSWGALRESYFKQADYLDTSLEASNQRLEFNEHYFQLSRNAKAFKVWMSLKAYGFAQIQNMMRKDLALTRYLEQQLRASSDFELLTQSDLAIACFRYRGKLTDETAIAELNQGLIPALENDGRVFITGTRLKGQFVLRACIINHRKSEASIDYLLDVIRDVGTRIMSR
- a CDS encoding putative bifunctional diguanylate cyclase/phosphodiesterase, whose amino-acid sequence is MEQLLKAIKGTELEPAQLNKVLLQLCKQLERAWKVEDILNAYSPVAREVLGYPQVWLAVFGEREGMVTILSHRSEGEETAVSRLIQSIDIPMAGDPMIDEIMEGDHVVVVEDARIDPRTNKDIVALLQNRTIINVPLVLAGHSIGSIGLGTYGDIEGVRPPKTWQLEFMQAMAAHIAVALDRARFMAARKRAEDDLKTAVEFANSLIHAMQDGFSVLDIDGRQLDVNPAFCAMTGFSKEELVGIKAPFPYWPQEEYDGIYEAFRQTLAGQFRSFELVFQKKNGDRFPVVVNPSAIRNAAGEIVNYIATVKDISERKAAENIIKFQATHDELTGLGNRRAFEQILQQLFEQTRNHTQQHVLCYLDLDEFKVVNDTCGHAAGDELLRQVAHRFNASLRAEDHLCRIGGDEFGMILHNQSIEQAMHIAERLQQSLAAFRFQWQDRSFAVGVSIGMVTLNQHTESVGVLLQSADSACYVAKDAGRGRIHIFANDDPALAQRYGVMEWVSRIENALSNNMFELYAQSIVDIHETTDHGLHCEFLLRMRDGQGGIIPPGSFMPAVERYHLSARVDRWVVKHALAWMAKHIDQIGLCSINLSGQSLGDPPFLQFVQDEIIQSGVPHEKICFEITETAAIGHLEIAQQFMNRLSNFGCKFSLDDFGSGLSSFAYLRTLRVDILKIDGQFVRDIETNPINLAMVKSIHEIASLMGKRTVAEFVENREILTLLKGIGVTYGQGYGIGKPMPVDQMIREKD